One Ahaetulla prasina isolate Xishuangbanna chromosome 17, ASM2864084v1, whole genome shotgun sequence genomic window carries:
- the CD248 gene encoding endosialin — MLAPRLTLGLVGLMLLQLPLPAWPDPEASCDPDGCYALYTHPRSFLEAWRACRELGGNLATLKRAEEAAQVSQLLAGSRQPGPPRLFWIGLQRQPRQCFPQRPLRGFSWVTGEQETAYSNWARAGPTVGGAGCAAPRCVGLDDRDFQWLEGSCAGPVDGYLCRFAYRGMCGGLEEEGEGASISYAAPFGQLAAPAVGAPPRFLPFGTVASVGCPGGPSLSLLCLQKEDGRVGWSKGPPLCRERGSGPSGGAAAAVSSSAAAASWCEGDNGGCQQLCLDEGSGYACECHAGYVLLPDGHSCAANDPCRRRPCQFDCVAEEESSHGYSCRCPAGYELASDGHQCEDLDECLDAPCEHQCENTEGSYLCRCHLGFSPAEDEPGQCVDTDECQIPGVCQQMCVNYVGGFECYCTEGFDLEADGISCSPVDGLDGPGATPPEVWPDPFHVRFTTREADDLSGPPVRFSLFRDGEAGSSSDSAASFLSVPDRLVFPPPVPATEAPELEDAWDSRVSPLEHGFFFSSSSSTGHPEVLHPTPAASDPPTPVAGSRPLGVTGTFPPTPEDPLTTPPPSPSGRSGGPTDDKVDPVVGGVRAPLPTSAIPSPASGEEWQRKDGRWLMVALLVPLSVFLVIMLALGIVYCTRCGAQAKSRSVTQCYRWVINTSEKSAPPCQPAPCQPATCRTSV; from the coding sequence ATGCTAGCCCCTCGGCTGACGCTCGGCTTGGTGGGGTTGATGCTCCTCCAGCTGCCGCTGCCCGCCTGGCCGGATCCTGAAGCCAGTTGCGATCCCGACGGATGCTACGCGCTTTACACCCATCCGCGCAGCTTCTTAGAAGCCTGGCGGGCTTGCCGGGAGCTCGGCGGTAACCTGGCCACGTTGAAACGAGCCGAAGAGGCGGCCCAGGTCAGCCAGTTGCTGGCCGGCAGCCGCCAGCCCGGCCCGCCCCGTCTCTTCTGGATCGGGCTGCAGCGCCAGCCCCGCCAGTGTTTCCCGCAGCGGCCCTTGCGCGGTTTCAGCTGGGTGACCGGCGAGCAAGAGACGGCTTACAGCAACTGGGCCAGAGCCGGGCCGACCGTCGGGGGAGCCGGCTGCGCTGCGCCCCGCTGCGTGGGCTTGGACGACCGGGATTTCCAGTGGCTGGAAGGCTCCTGCGCGGGTCCCGTGGACGGCTACCTCTGCCGCTTCGCCTACCGAGGGATGTGCGGCGGGTTGGAGGAGGAAGGCGAAGGGGCCAGCATCAGCTACGCCGCACCCTTCGGGCAGCTGGCCGCCCCTGCCGTCGGGGCTCCCCCGCGTTTCCTCCCCTTCGGGACCGTGGCCTCCGTGGGCTGCCCCGGCGGGCCGTCGCTGTCTCTGCTGTGCCTGCAGAAGGAGGACGGGCGCGTGGGTTGGTCCAAGGGCCCGCCGCTGTGTCGGGAGCGAGGCTCGGGGCCGTCGGGTGGTGCCGCGGCGGCGGTCTCGTCTTCCGCGGCGGCCGCGAGTTGGTGCGAGGGAGACAACGGTGGGTGCCAGCAACTCTGCCTGGACGAGGGCTCGGGCTACGCCTGCGAGTGCCACGCGGGCTACGTCCTGCTCCCCGATGGCCACTCCTGCGCTGCCAACGACCCCTGCCGACGCCGGCCCTGCCAGTTCGACTGCGTGGCCGAGGAGGAGAGCTCCCACGGCTACTCCTGCCGGTGCCCTGCCGGCTACGAGTTGGCTTCCGACGGACACCAGTGCGAGGACTTAGACGAGTGCCTGGACGCCCCCTGCGAGCACCAGTGCGAGAACACCGAGGGCTCCTACCTCTGCCGGTGCCACCTGGGCTTCAGCCCCGCCGAGGACGAGCCCGGCCAGTGCGTGGACACCGACGAGTGCCAGATCCCCGGGGTTTGCCAGCAGATGTGCGTGAACTACGTGGGCGGCTTCGAGTGCTACTGCACCGAGGGCTTCGACCTGGAAGCCGACGGCATCAGCTGCAGCCCGGTGGATGGGTTGGACGGCCCCGGCGCCACCCCGCCCGAGGTCTGGCCGGATCCTTTCCACGTGCGCTTCACCACCAGGGAGGCCGACGATCTCAGCGGGCCGCCGGTCCGCTTCTCGCTCTTTCGCGACGGGGAGGCCGGCTCGTCGTCCGATTCGGCCGCTTCTTTCTTGTCGGTGCCCGACCGGCTGGTCTTCCCCCCGCCGGTGCCCGCCACGGAGGCCCCCGAGTTGGAGGACGCCTGGGACTCGCGCGTTTCTCCCTTGGAGCAcggtttcttcttctcctcctcctcctcgacgGGGCACCCCGAGGTCCTCCATCCCACCCCCGCGGCTTCCGATCCTCCGACGCCCGTCGCTGGGTCCCGGCCTCTCGGCGTCACGGGGACCTTTCCTCCCACCCCGGAGGACCCTCTCACGACCCCCCCTCCGTCTCCCTCCGGAAGGTCCGGCGGTCCCACGGATGACAAAGTGGACCCCGTCGTTGGGGGAGTCAGGGCGCCCCTGCCCACCTCTGCCATCCCCAGCCCGGCCTCTGGGGAGGAATGGCAGAGGAAGGACGGGCGCTGGCTCATGGTGGCTTTACTGGTGCCCCTTTCGGTCTTTCTGGTTATCATGTTGGCTCTGGGCATCGTTTACTGTACCCGCTGCGGAGCTCAGGCTAAAAGCAGGAGCGTCACCCAATGTTACCGGTGGGTGATCAACACATCCGAAAAATCCGCCCCGCCTTGCCAACCGGCCCCTTGCCAACCGGCCACTTGCCGGACCAGTGTCTGA